A genome region from Candidatus Eisenbacteria bacterium includes the following:
- a CDS encoding GNAT family N-acetyltransferase, which translates to MAASTLRFRQARPDDMMGCARVFLRSATDLARRQSNDPPPMRARDMEPALAHLQRTDPRGFHVAVQDGRVVAFAATIRRGGTHFLSMFWALPSLQNKGVGRRLLTRAFE; encoded by the coding sequence ATGGCCGCATCCACGCTTCGCTTCCGACAAGCCCGCCCCGACGACATGATGGGCTGCGCGCGTGTGTTTCTCCGCTCCGCCACCGATCTCGCGCGCCGGCAGAGCAACGATCCGCCGCCGATGCGCGCTCGCGACATGGAGCCTGCGCTGGCGCATCTGCAGCGGACGGACCCCCGAGGCTTCCACGTGGCGGTCCAGGACGGCCGCGTCGTCGCCTTCGCCGCGACGATCCGGCGCGGCGGCACTCACTTCCTCTCGATGTTCTGGGCCCTGCCTTCGCTGCAGAACAAGGGGGTCGGCCGCCGGCTGCTCACACGGGCCTTCGAG